One Lysinibacillus sp. OF-1 DNA segment encodes these proteins:
- the polA gene encoding DNA polymerase I has product MTKEKLLLLDGNSLAYRAFFALPLLTNDSGIHTNAVYGFTTMLQRILEEEQPTKILVAFDAGKTTFRHETFTEYKGGRQKTPPELSEQFPYLRKLIDAYGIKQYEQELYEADDIIGTLAKEASSQDMDVIIVTGDRDLTQLATEQVTVYITKKGITEIEKNTPAFIAEKYGLSPLQIIDMKGLMGDASDNIPGVPGVGEKTAVKLLKEHGSVEALYEAMDTLKASKMKEKLVANEEQAIMSKKLATIYTEAPITISLADLAYNGPNEEELINVWRELGFKSLLDKSDFTMQEEEQAPFDYVLAEEVQPEDLLDVMAVHVELENEHYHTCQLLGIALSDGTKTQYIPFDIAAKSDALRRWLEDATKIKYMSDSKAAQAALKRVGIQLAGVDFDLLLASYINNPGLSGDDVATLAKELGYYDVQADETVYGKGAKRAIPDMDQLAQHVSRKAFAVWSLQPKLATLLKENEQFELYKNLELPLAGILGEMESEGITVNRATLEKMGQELNDKLIVIEQEIYAEAGETFNINSPKQLGVILFDKLGLPVIKKTKTGYSTAADVLEKLQSEHAIIKHILLYRQLGKLQSTYIEGLLKEIHESDSKVHTRFQQALTATGRLSSTDPNLQNIPIRLEEGRKIRQAFVPSKEGWILFSADYSQIELRVLAHMSEDKNLVEAFREGMDVHTRTAMDVFHVAEEEVDSNMRRAAKAVNFGIVYGISDYGLSQNLDITRKEAATFIEKYFASFPGVKQYMDDIVQNAKFNGYVTTILNRRRYLPDITSSNFNLRSFAERTAMNTPIQGSAADIIKKAMIDMDARLKKEKMQAKLLLQVHDELIFEAPQEEIALLEKIVPEVMENAIELSVPLKVDFNHGSTWYEAK; this is encoded by the coding sequence TTAACGAATGATAGTGGCATTCATACTAATGCTGTATACGGCTTTACAACAATGCTACAAAGAATATTAGAGGAAGAACAGCCAACGAAAATATTGGTGGCCTTTGATGCAGGAAAAACTACGTTTCGCCATGAAACTTTCACGGAATATAAAGGTGGACGACAAAAGACACCACCAGAACTATCAGAGCAGTTCCCTTATTTACGAAAGCTTATAGATGCCTATGGTATTAAGCAATATGAGCAAGAATTATATGAAGCGGATGATATTATTGGGACTCTTGCTAAAGAGGCTTCGTCACAAGATATGGATGTCATCATCGTAACGGGAGACCGCGATTTAACGCAGCTGGCGACAGAGCAAGTAACCGTTTATATTACGAAAAAAGGCATAACAGAAATTGAGAAAAATACACCTGCCTTTATTGCAGAAAAATACGGTTTATCACCGCTACAAATTATCGATATGAAAGGTTTAATGGGGGATGCCTCCGATAATATTCCTGGTGTGCCAGGTGTTGGTGAAAAGACCGCTGTTAAATTATTGAAAGAGCATGGCTCCGTTGAGGCACTTTATGAGGCGATGGATACATTGAAAGCTTCTAAAATGAAGGAAAAGCTGGTGGCTAATGAAGAGCAGGCTATCATGAGTAAGAAGCTGGCAACGATCTATACAGAAGCCCCTATTACGATTTCACTTGCTGACCTCGCCTATAACGGACCAAATGAAGAAGAATTAATCAATGTCTGGCGTGAGCTTGGCTTTAAATCACTCCTTGATAAAAGTGATTTTACAATGCAGGAAGAAGAGCAAGCACCTTTCGATTATGTACTAGCCGAAGAAGTGCAACCAGAGGATTTACTAGATGTAATGGCTGTCCATGTTGAACTGGAAAATGAGCATTATCACACTTGTCAGCTACTAGGAATTGCGTTGTCAGATGGAACAAAGACGCAATATATTCCATTTGATATTGCAGCAAAATCGGATGCGCTCCGTCGCTGGCTAGAAGATGCTACAAAAATAAAATATATGTCCGATTCAAAGGCAGCTCAAGCGGCATTAAAGCGAGTAGGTATTCAATTGGCAGGCGTTGACTTTGATCTGCTACTAGCCTCTTATATTAATAATCCTGGATTAAGTGGGGATGATGTAGCAACACTTGCGAAGGAATTAGGTTACTATGATGTTCAAGCAGATGAGACGGTTTATGGAAAGGGAGCTAAGCGTGCAATTCCTGACATGGATCAACTTGCACAGCATGTTAGCCGTAAAGCCTTTGCTGTGTGGTCATTACAGCCAAAGTTAGCAACCTTATTAAAAGAGAATGAACAATTTGAACTTTATAAAAACCTAGAGCTACCATTGGCAGGGATTTTGGGCGAGATGGAAAGTGAAGGGATTACTGTTAACCGTGCTACGTTAGAGAAAATGGGTCAAGAGCTTAATGATAAGCTGATAGTGATTGAGCAAGAAATTTATGCGGAAGCTGGAGAAACCTTTAATATTAATTCCCCTAAACAATTAGGTGTTATTTTATTCGATAAGCTAGGGTTACCTGTCATTAAAAAGACCAAAACGGGCTATTCAACAGCGGCTGATGTACTGGAAAAATTACAGTCAGAGCATGCTATCATCAAACATATTCTGTTGTATCGCCAGCTTGGAAAATTACAATCCACATATATTGAAGGCTTATTAAAGGAAATCCATGAATCAGATAGCAAGGTCCATACACGCTTCCAACAAGCATTAACGGCGACAGGGCGTTTAAGCTCCACTGATCCAAATTTGCAGAATATCCCGATTCGTTTAGAAGAGGGTCGCAAAATCCGTCAAGCATTTGTCCCATCAAAAGAGGGGTGGATTCTGTTTTCTGCTGACTACTCACAAATTGAATTGCGAGTGCTTGCACATATGTCGGAAGATAAAAACCTTGTAGAGGCCTTCCGTGAAGGGATGGATGTTCATACACGTACTGCTATGGATGTATTCCATGTAGCCGAAGAAGAGGTTGATAGCAATATGCGTCGTGCAGCGAAGGCTGTTAACTTTGGTATTGTCTATGGTATTAGTGATTATGGCCTTTCACAAAACTTAGATATTACACGTAAGGAAGCAGCCACGTTTATTGAAAAGTATTTCGCAAGTTTCCCAGGTGTGAAACAGTATATGGATGATATTGTGCAAAATGCGAAATTTAATGGTTATGTCACAACGATTTTAAATAGACGTCGCTATTTACCAGACATTACAAGCTCCAACTTTAATTTGAGAAGCTTTGCAGAGCGTACTGCGATGAATACGCCGATTCAGGGAAGTGCTGCGGATATTATAAAAAAAGCGATGATCGATATGGATGCTCGATTGAAAAAAGAAAAAATGCAGGCAAAGCTACTTCTTCAAGTGCATGATGAATTGATCTT